A single window of Flavobacterium sp. 140616W15 DNA harbors:
- a CDS encoding acyltransferase, producing the protein MTTPNTEVLKPKQHFEILDGLRGIAALAIVIFHFMEIVYPPNENFIAHGFLAVDFFFCLSGFVIAYAYHDRIDKMKITDFFKLRLIRLHPLVIFGSVLGLLAFLFDPFSNHSETYETGKLILIFLCSLFMIPFPVMPDRYFNLFGLNAPAWSLFWEYVANILYVLFLHKLSRRNLFLLTLLAAVGICFVSHRAGGSLMGGWSGENFWDGCARISYSFLAGMLIFRSNWIIKSNLGFIGLSVLLLLAFFVPFSEWNWLTEPLIVLFYFPLLVVFGAGATLKQEFKQLCIFSGKISYPLYMTHYAVMFVFANYYTTYKPDTTQLVFIITTGTILLLGVAYLTMVFYDIPVRKYLTDRRKKA; encoded by the coding sequence ATGACCACACCAAATACCGAAGTTTTAAAACCAAAACAACATTTTGAAATCCTTGATGGACTACGAGGAATAGCAGCATTAGCAATAGTAATTTTCCATTTTATGGAAATCGTTTATCCTCCCAACGAAAACTTCATCGCTCACGGATTTTTAGCAGTCGACTTTTTCTTTTGTCTCTCAGGTTTTGTTATTGCCTACGCCTATCATGACCGAATTGATAAAATGAAAATCACCGATTTTTTTAAATTACGACTAATCAGATTGCATCCTTTGGTCATTTTTGGTTCTGTCTTGGGTTTATTAGCTTTCCTTTTTGATCCTTTTTCCAATCACTCAGAAACCTACGAAACAGGAAAATTAATTTTGATATTCCTGTGTTCACTATTTATGATTCCATTTCCGGTAATGCCAGATCGTTATTTTAACTTATTTGGTTTAAATGCACCGGCTTGGTCGTTGTTCTGGGAATATGTTGCCAATATACTTTATGTACTCTTCCTTCATAAATTGAGCCGTCGCAACCTCTTTTTATTAACTCTTTTAGCCGCAGTAGGAATCTGTTTTGTCAGTCATCGTGCAGGAGGTTCCCTAATGGGTGGCTGGAGCGGAGAAAACTTTTGGGATGGCTGTGCACGTATTTCGTATTCCTTTTTAGCAGGTATGTTGATTTTCCGTTCTAATTGGATCATTAAATCAAACCTAGGTTTCATAGGTTTATCAGTATTACTACTTCTAGCCTTCTTTGTGCCTTTTTCTGAATGGAACTGGCTGACTGAACCCCTAATCGTATTATTCTATTTTCCTTTGTTAGTCGTTTTTGGAGCTGGAGCCACTTTAAAGCAAGAATTCAAACAATTGTGTATCTTCTCTGGAAAAATATCTTATCCGTTATATATGACTCATTATGCAGTGATGTTTGTATTTGCTAACTATTATACAACCTACAAACCAGATACAACTCAACTTGTTTTTATCATAACTACAGGTACAATTTTACTACTTGGTGTAGCTTATCTAACAATGGTTTTTTATGATATTCCAGTTCGAAAATATCTAACAGATAGAAGAAAGAAGGCTTAG
- a CDS encoding copper resistance protein NlpE N-terminal domain-containing protein, with product MKLLITTLLLIFNLTLFAQTTPFAGDYNRTLTEEGKHEIEYKLTLNQDGTFLFHSYSKIQGGNPPEVNKYGKGKWSSKDNVITFSSNKKEDFNDKYTLDFNNSKARFVTKNPKDKTDQVIKTKLTFLESGIFWIKKLDVFKV from the coding sequence ATGAAACTACTAATTACCACCTTACTTTTAATTTTCAACCTAACTTTATTCGCACAAACGACTCCGTTTGCTGGCGATTATAATCGTACACTTACAGAAGAAGGAAAACATGAAATTGAATATAAATTGACCTTAAATCAAGATGGGACATTCCTTTTTCACTCCTATTCTAAAATACAAGGAGGAAATCCTCCAGAAGTAAATAAATACGGAAAAGGAAAATGGAGCTCAAAAGACAATGTAATTACTTTTTCATCTAATAAAAAAGAAGATTTTAATGATAAATACACATTAGATTTTAATAATTCGAAGGCAAGATTTGTAACCAAAAACCCGAAAGATAAAACAGATCAAGTAATTAAAACAAAACTTACGTTTTTAGAGTCAGGAATTTTCTGGATCAAAAAACTTGATGTTTTTAAAGTGTAA